A region from the Salmonirosea aquatica genome encodes:
- a CDS encoding SusC/RagA family TonB-linked outer membrane protein: MKKLYKYLFTFACCGLLFYPGWARAQQGSTLKLVVADEDGKPIKGAWVYANEGIAVTNTDAEGRFSLSVTGASNLLIEAEGYEPAVFEPEQYMEKEALTLKKSSFLLGQKDDVRIAFGKVKKANQVNAVSVLDPTQLRKFDNTQSIASAMTGMLPGLLGSSNIRGIGNALFVVDGLPRDISTINLAEVEQITVLKDINSAIMYGNDAVNGVVLVTTKRGQPYKRQINASAFYGVSKPAALPKYLPSAEYMELYNEARMNDGLSLQYSPELIQNYRAGNPYRYPSVDYYSGEYLNDFKPFSRAMLDFSGGNRVATYYSNIGWTQTGSLYDFGQGKSAKSNIFNVRGNIDLRINPWVKSALDAVVVLNNNRGPQGNYWSNAATLRPNLFAPLLPISTIDPENAVLRQRKSDIDGMYLLGGTTSYPTNPIAAAYSGGEIEQLQRTFSFNNRIDFDLGRSIKGLGFHTNLSFEYLTNYDQFISNQYAVYEPVWDEQDRIVNLRQFGEDVRSGTQNVDNASYRRRIGFYGLFDYDRTFNETHHVTGSLLGFLTNDKVQENLQGSKNANLGLRLTYGYKNKYLVDFSSAYVNSPKLPEGNRTAFSPSLGLAWVISAEDFLSSATYLDYLKLRISGGAMNSDAGIDGFYYYDDRFGNSGSYSWYEGTRSRAGTVPINGGNSQLAFEQRKEVNVGFESMLFAKRLSIDANIFSSTYSGIITRPQTIYPSYFTGYIPYQNFDENTYRGAEIGITYQQNVGDWTMALGINALYADSKVKKKDELYADGYRYRTGQPVDARFGLVADGFFPDQVTIDNHAVQAFGTVRPGDIKYIDQNGDGIIDANDEKRIGRAQAPFSYGLNLRLAYKRLTLFARGNGRTGADGMLSNDYFWVDSDDKYSTYAMNRWTEATKATATFPRLSSIASNNNYRNSSFWLYRDNYFTLDRLQLTYDFPIQLANRLNVKSFSCFADVSNLLTVSKYRDIRELNIGSEPQYRSFSLGVNASF, translated from the coding sequence ATGAAAAAACTATATAAGTACCTTTTCACCTTTGCGTGCTGTGGGCTGCTGTTTTATCCGGGTTGGGCCCGCGCTCAGCAAGGCAGCACCCTTAAACTGGTAGTAGCTGATGAAGATGGCAAGCCCATCAAGGGCGCATGGGTATACGCCAATGAAGGTATTGCGGTCACGAATACTGACGCCGAGGGTAGGTTCTCACTCTCTGTTACAGGAGCAAGCAACCTGCTGATCGAAGCGGAAGGTTACGAGCCTGCTGTTTTTGAGCCTGAGCAATATATGGAAAAAGAAGCGTTGACACTAAAAAAGTCCAGCTTTCTGTTAGGCCAGAAAGATGACGTTCGGATTGCCTTTGGTAAGGTAAAAAAGGCAAACCAGGTCAACGCGGTGAGCGTGCTGGACCCTACCCAGCTCAGGAAATTTGACAATACCCAAAGCATAGCTTCCGCGATGACGGGTATGCTTCCCGGCCTGCTGGGAAGCTCTAATATTCGGGGCATTGGTAATGCCCTTTTTGTGGTGGATGGACTCCCGCGCGACATCAGTACTATCAATCTGGCCGAAGTGGAGCAGATTACCGTATTGAAAGACATCAACTCGGCCATTATGTATGGGAATGACGCAGTCAACGGGGTCGTGCTGGTCACCACCAAACGGGGGCAGCCCTATAAAAGGCAGATCAACGCTTCGGCTTTTTACGGGGTATCCAAGCCCGCCGCCTTACCTAAGTACCTGCCATCGGCCGAATATATGGAACTTTATAACGAAGCCAGAATGAATGATGGATTGAGCCTCCAGTATAGCCCCGAGTTGATCCAGAATTACCGCGCCGGTAATCCCTACCGATATCCGAGTGTCGATTACTACTCTGGTGAATATTTGAACGACTTTAAGCCATTTTCGAGAGCAATGTTAGACTTTTCGGGAGGAAACAGGGTCGCTACCTACTATTCCAACATTGGCTGGACTCAGACGGGAAGTCTTTATGATTTCGGGCAGGGAAAATCCGCGAAATCAAATATTTTCAATGTTAGGGGAAATATTGACCTAAGGATCAATCCCTGGGTTAAAAGCGCTCTGGATGCCGTGGTTGTTCTGAATAATAATCGGGGCCCGCAGGGGAATTACTGGTCGAATGCTGCCACCTTGCGCCCCAATCTATTTGCGCCCTTACTACCCATTTCAACCATTGATCCCGAAAACGCTGTGCTAAGGCAGCGTAAAAGCGATATAGACGGAATGTATCTGCTTGGTGGTACCACAAGTTACCCAACCAACCCTATTGCCGCCGCTTATTCGGGGGGCGAAATTGAGCAGCTACAGCGTACCTTTTCGTTCAACAACCGCATTGATTTTGATTTGGGTCGGTCCATAAAAGGTTTGGGTTTCCATACTAATTTAAGCTTTGAGTACCTTACCAATTACGATCAATTTATCAGCAATCAGTATGCGGTATACGAGCCGGTATGGGATGAACAGGACCGTATTGTTAACCTAAGGCAATTTGGAGAAGATGTGCGTTCCGGAACACAAAATGTCGACAATGCTTCGTATCGAAGAAGAATAGGGTTTTACGGGTTGTTCGATTACGACCGCACCTTCAATGAGACGCACCATGTAACAGGTTCATTATTGGGATTCCTAACCAACGACAAAGTGCAGGAAAACTTGCAGGGTAGTAAGAATGCCAATCTGGGCCTGCGCCTGACCTACGGCTATAAGAATAAGTACCTGGTGGATTTCAGCAGCGCTTATGTCAATTCGCCCAAGTTGCCCGAAGGAAACCGGACGGCATTTTCACCCTCGTTAGGCTTAGCCTGGGTGATTAGTGCCGAAGATTTTCTTTCTTCAGCCACCTATCTGGATTACCTGAAGTTGCGAATATCAGGCGGAGCCATGAACTCAGACGCGGGTATCGATGGCTTTTATTACTATGATGACCGCTTTGGCAATTCAGGCAGTTATTCCTGGTACGAAGGTACCCGGTCCAGAGCCGGTACTGTACCCATCAACGGGGGGAACAGCCAACTTGCGTTTGAACAACGCAAAGAAGTCAATGTGGGCTTTGAAAGTATGCTGTTTGCCAAGCGCCTATCAATTGATGCCAATATTTTTTCCAGTACGTACTCGGGTATTATCACGAGGCCGCAAACCATTTATCCCAGCTATTTTACCGGTTATATCCCGTACCAGAACTTTGATGAAAATACCTACCGGGGAGCGGAAATCGGGATCACCTACCAGCAAAATGTTGGCGATTGGACAATGGCACTGGGAATAAATGCCTTGTATGCCGATTCGAAAGTAAAGAAAAAGGATGAGCTCTATGCGGATGGGTATCGTTACCGAACCGGGCAGCCGGTGGATGCCCGGTTCGGGTTGGTCGCGGATGGTTTCTTTCCGGATCAGGTCACAATTGACAACCACGCTGTCCAGGCCTTTGGCACTGTCAGGCCGGGCGACATCAAGTACATTGATCAAAATGGAGACGGTATCATTGATGCAAATGACGAAAAGCGTATCGGCAGAGCCCAGGCACCCTTTTCGTATGGGTTGAATCTTAGGCTTGCTTACAAAAGATTGACCTTATTTGCTCGGGGCAATGGAAGAACAGGTGCCGATGGCATGCTATCGAACGACTACTTTTGGGTAGATAGTGATGACAAGTATTCCACCTATGCCATGAATCGCTGGACCGAAGCCACCAAAGCAACGGCTACCTTTCCCCGGTTGAGCTCCATTGCCAGTAACAATAATTACCGCAACTCGTCTTTCTGGCTATATCGTGACAACTATTTTACGCTAGACCGCCTCCAACTGACCTATGATTTTCCGATTCAGCTAGCAAACCGACTAAACGTAAAGTCATTCTCCTGCTTCGCTGATGTCTCTAACCTCCTTACTGTTTCAAAATACCGGGATATTCGGGAATTGAATATTGGTAGCGAACCACAGTAT